A section of the Ciceribacter thiooxidans genome encodes:
- a CDS encoding bifunctional transcriptional activator/DNA repair enzyme AdaA, which produces MLFDRPTDDTLYDALLKRDAAYEGFAYVCVTTTRIFCRLTCPARKPKRENCVFEESIAACLEAGYRPCLRCRPMLRYKDNDPTVTSLLEALEREPERRWRESDLLAMGLDLSTVRRAFKRQFGMSFLEIARLRRVGLAAETLAEGAPVIEAQLDAGFESGSGFRAAINQLIGSAPRHLRGKGLLRADWIETPIGPMMAIADEHALHLLEFADRPALPTEIRRIRERTGCGIVLGRAAPIDAVEQELKRYFDGDSAAFDVRIAGHGTPFERAVWEALRQIPPGTVESYGALAAAMDRPGSVRAVGRANGANQIAIVIPCHRVIGADGGLTGYGGGLWRKRWLLEHERRMAAGQRTAEAAE; this is translated from the coding sequence ATGCTGTTTGACCGACCCACCGACGACACCCTCTATGACGCGCTTTTAAAGCGCGATGCGGCCTATGAAGGCTTCGCCTATGTCTGCGTCACCACCACGCGGATCTTCTGCCGGCTGACCTGCCCGGCTCGCAAGCCCAAGCGCGAGAACTGCGTCTTCGAGGAAAGCATCGCCGCCTGCCTGGAAGCTGGTTACCGCCCCTGTCTCCGCTGCCGACCGATGCTGCGCTACAAGGACAACGACCCGACCGTCACTTCGCTCCTCGAAGCGCTGGAGCGCGAGCCGGAACGGCGCTGGCGCGAGAGCGACCTTCTTGCGATGGGGCTCGATCTTTCCACCGTGCGGCGCGCCTTCAAGCGGCAGTTCGGCATGAGTTTTCTCGAAATCGCACGGCTGCGCCGCGTCGGGCTTGCGGCCGAAACGCTGGCCGAGGGCGCGCCGGTCATCGAGGCGCAGCTCGACGCCGGCTTCGAATCCGGCAGCGGCTTTCGCGCGGCGATCAACCAGCTCATCGGTAGTGCGCCGCGTCACCTGCGCGGCAAGGGCCTCCTCAGGGCCGACTGGATCGAGACGCCGATCGGCCCGATGATGGCGATCGCCGACGAGCATGCGCTGCATCTCCTCGAATTCGCCGACCGCCCTGCCCTTCCGACCGAGATCCGGCGCATCCGGGAAAGGACCGGCTGCGGCATCGTCCTCGGGCGCGCCGCGCCGATCGACGCCGTGGAGCAGGAGCTCAAACGGTACTTCGACGGTGACAGCGCCGCCTTCGACGTGCGCATTGCCGGCCACGGCACGCCGTTCGAACGCGCGGTCTGGGAGGCGCTCCGGCAAATCCCGCCCGGCACCGTTGAGAGTTACGGCGCACTCGCCGCGGCGATGGACCGTCCCGGTTCCGTCCGCGCGGTCGGACGCGCCAACGGCGCCAACCAGATCGCGATCGTCATCCCCTGCCACCGGGTGATCGGTGCGGACGGCGGGCTCACCGGCTATGGTGGCGGCCTGTGGCGCAAGCGTTGGCTTCTGGAACACGAGCGGCGGATGGCAGCCGGTCAGCGGACAGCCGAAGCCGCGGAATGA
- a CDS encoding LysR family transcriptional regulator, whose amino-acid sequence MKDENWDDLRLFMHVAAEGGLVGAAERTGISAPTIGRRMLALERATGHSLFSRHTKGYSLTPDGEVLLKHVQIMEMQAATIRRWNENGYCLPIVSVAGDGWLSLFLARNLREIWTPEDDFRLCVKATESEVDLTFREAEIALTDRRPPGGNLAARQSERIVYAIYATPEVATEPQERFISIGRELASRPADKWISRQPDKWISIWTTTLASLLEIARSGGGRVVLPSFIGDSEPGLVRLGEPIEELSADLWITMHDDDRHRPEVRQVIERLAALFRRHGELFSGRPAIRT is encoded by the coding sequence ATGAAAGACGAGAACTGGGACGATCTCCGGCTGTTCATGCATGTCGCGGCCGAAGGTGGTCTGGTCGGAGCCGCCGAGCGCACGGGAATCAGCGCGCCGACGATCGGCCGGCGCATGCTGGCGCTGGAGCGGGCGACCGGCCACAGCCTGTTCAGCCGCCACACGAAAGGCTACTCGCTGACGCCGGACGGCGAGGTGCTGCTGAAACACGTGCAGATCATGGAAATGCAGGCGGCCACCATCCGCCGCTGGAACGAGAACGGCTACTGCCTGCCGATCGTCTCCGTCGCCGGCGACGGCTGGCTCTCCCTGTTCCTCGCCCGCAATCTTCGCGAGATCTGGACGCCGGAGGATGATTTCCGCCTGTGCGTCAAGGCGACGGAGAGCGAAGTCGACCTCACCTTCCGCGAGGCGGAGATTGCACTCACCGATCGCCGCCCGCCCGGCGGCAATCTCGCCGCACGCCAGTCGGAGCGCATCGTCTACGCGATCTATGCGACGCCGGAGGTGGCGACCGAACCGCAGGAACGGTTCATCTCGATCGGCCGCGAGCTCGCCTCGCGCCCCGCCGACAAATGGATATCGCGACAGCCGGACAAATGGATCAGCATCTGGACGACGACGCTCGCCTCACTGCTGGAGATCGCCCGCAGCGGCGGCGGGCGGGTGGTGCTGCCCTCTTTCATCGGCGACAGCGAACCGGGGCTCGTGCGCCTCGGCGAACCGATCGAGGAACTGTCGGCCGATCTCTGGATCACCATGCATGACGACGACCGCCACCGGCCGGAAGTGCGACAGGTCATCGAGCGGCTCGCAGCACTTTTCCGCCGACACGGAGAGCTGTTCTCCGGACGACCGGCGATCCGGACGTGA
- a CDS encoding DUF3830 family protein: MRAAPAERLKVTVGPFTFVARFETEKAPETCRIFKSFLPFRNQTIHSRWSGEAVWVPLGEFAFGAGFENHTSHPSRGDILLYPGGFSETELLFAYGSSHFASKMGVLAGNHFLTVVEGREHLEAIGRMVLWQGAQDIVFEQISP; encoded by the coding sequence ATGCGCGCAGCACCTGCCGAACGCCTGAAGGTGACCGTCGGCCCCTTCACCTTCGTCGCCCGCTTCGAGACCGAAAAGGCGCCGGAAACCTGCCGTATCTTCAAGAGCTTCCTGCCGTTCAGAAACCAGACGATCCATTCGCGCTGGAGCGGCGAGGCGGTCTGGGTGCCGCTCGGCGAATTCGCGTTCGGCGCCGGCTTCGAGAACCATACGAGCCACCCCTCGCGCGGCGATATCCTGCTCTATCCGGGCGGGTTCAGCGAGACCGAGCTGCTCTTCGCCTATGGCAGCTCGCATTTCGCCAGCAAGATGGGCGTGCTCGCCGGCAACCACTTCCTGACGGTGGTCGAGGGCCGTGAGCACCTGGAGGCCATCGGCCGCATGGTGCTCTGGCAGGGCGCCCAGGATATCGTCTTCGAACAGATTTCGCCCTGA
- the smpB gene encoding SsrA-binding protein SmpB, with protein MAPKGSQRTVNKIVAENRKARFNYEIIDTYEAGLVLTGTEVKSLREGKANIAESYASDEGDEIWLINAYLPEYLQANRFNHEPRRRRKLLLSKREINRLRAAVNREGMTLVPLKVYFNEKGRAKLELALAKGKKLHDKRETEKERDWNRQKSRLLKAG; from the coding sequence ATGGCCCCCAAAGGCAGCCAGCGCACGGTCAACAAAATTGTCGCGGAGAACCGCAAGGCCCGCTTCAATTACGAGATCATCGACACCTATGAAGCGGGGCTGGTCTTGACCGGCACCGAGGTCAAGTCGTTGCGCGAGGGCAAGGCCAACATCGCCGAATCCTATGCCTCCGACGAGGGCGACGAGATCTGGCTGATCAATGCCTATCTGCCGGAATACCTGCAGGCGAACCGTTTCAACCACGAGCCGCGCCGTCGCCGCAAGCTCTTGCTCTCGAAGCGCGAGATCAACCGTCTGCGCGCCGCCGTCAACCGCGAGGGCATGACGCTCGTCCCGCTCAAGGTCTATTTCAACGAGAAGGGCCGCGCCAAGCTCGAACTCGCGCTCGCCAAGGGCAAGAAGCTGCACGACAAGCGCGAGACGGAGAAGGAGCGCGACTGGAACCGCCAGAAGAGCCGCCTCCTGAAGGCCGGCTGA
- a CDS encoding GFA family protein, with protein sequence MKRIEMEVTGGCQCGAVRYRATAMLDNAHLCHCRMCQKASGNIFAALVAAPDDALNWTRGKPSVWKSSELVERGFCANCGTPLFFHHLENGRTNLMIGSIDDPDAFSPLANTCTENMVAWFDTITDIEDAGATESNGADWAAAIKESSNQHPDHDTASWVVKGCDG encoded by the coding sequence ATGAAACGTATCGAGATGGAGGTGACCGGCGGTTGCCAGTGCGGTGCCGTGCGCTACCGCGCGACCGCTATGCTTGATAATGCGCATCTCTGCCATTGCCGCATGTGCCAGAAAGCCTCGGGCAACATCTTTGCCGCGCTGGTCGCTGCACCCGATGATGCGCTGAATTGGACACGCGGCAAGCCGAGCGTCTGGAAGAGTTCGGAGCTTGTCGAGCGCGGCTTCTGCGCCAACTGCGGCACGCCCCTGTTCTTCCATCACCTCGAAAACGGTCGCACCAACCTGATGATCGGTTCGATTGACGATCCGGACGCCTTCTCGCCTCTTGCCAATACCTGCACCGAGAACATGGTGGCGTGGTTCGATACGATCACGGACATAGAAGATGCCGGCGCGACCGAAAGCAATGGCGCCGACTGGGCTGCGGCAATCAAGGAGAGTAGCAACCAGCACCCCGATCACGATACCGCCTCATGGGTGGTGAAGGGGTGTGACGGCTAA
- a CDS encoding DUF2269 family protein produces the protein MLYGTVLGIHAAAMGTALTLLVASELLLLLGRRGTRKPVAVAFLSSRIAGPLVMIGIVAGIALVFIGGWSLLTPWLVISLILIAMLVVVEAKFVREWQARAQAALRDAATGPGVEAVVGETRALYGRLAMLTIFALVAVLMTMKADVIPFA, from the coding sequence ATGCTATACGGAACCGTCCTCGGAATTCATGCCGCCGCTATGGGCACCGCCCTGACGTTGCTCGTGGCGAGTGAGCTGCTCTTGCTGCTCGGGCGGCGAGGCACGAGGAAGCCGGTCGCGGTCGCCTTCCTCTCGAGTCGTATTGCGGGCCCGTTGGTGATGATCGGCATCGTTGCCGGCATCGCCCTGGTCTTCATCGGCGGCTGGTCGCTCCTCACCCCCTGGCTGGTTATATCGCTCATCCTGATCGCGATGCTGGTCGTCGTGGAGGCGAAGTTCGTGCGCGAATGGCAGGCACGCGCACAGGCGGCGTTGCGCGACGCGGCGACAGGCCCCGGGGTGGAAGCTGTTGTCGGCGAGACCCGGGCTCTGTACGGACGCCTCGCCATGCTGACGATCTTCGCGCTCGTCGCGGTTCTGATGACCATGAAGGCCGACGTGATCCCATTCGCCTGA
- a CDS encoding TetR/AcrR family transcriptional regulator, which produces MTVDALVEATARILVKEGFDKASTNRIAQEAGVSIGSLYQYFPSKEALVAAVIDRHNEQLMLVVRAALREVASQPIEQAVRRLVVVAIEAHRIDPKLHRVLTEQIPRTGRLEDVEAFNREAHASFRDYLTHHKDEISCADVDLAAFICVTTIEALTHTAALHAPAILPDDMVETLIEEATRLVVGYLRPPAAGHVGPA; this is translated from the coding sequence ATGACCGTCGACGCTCTCGTCGAGGCGACCGCTCGCATTTTGGTGAAGGAAGGGTTCGACAAGGCCAGCACCAACCGCATCGCGCAGGAGGCGGGGGTGAGCATCGGATCACTCTATCAGTATTTTCCCAGCAAGGAGGCGCTGGTTGCCGCGGTCATCGACCGCCACAACGAACAGCTGATGCTGGTTGTGCGCGCCGCTTTGCGGGAGGTCGCCTCGCAGCCGATCGAGCAAGCGGTGCGCCGTCTGGTCGTGGTGGCCATCGAGGCGCACCGCATCGATCCGAAGCTGCACCGCGTTCTCACCGAGCAGATCCCGAGGACCGGACGTCTCGAGGATGTGGAAGCGTTCAATCGCGAAGCGCATGCAAGCTTCAGGGATTATCTGACCCACCATAAGGACGAGATCAGCTGCGCCGATGTCGACCTCGCGGCCTTCATCTGCGTAACGACGATAGAGGCACTGACCCACACGGCCGCTCTCCACGCCCCGGCCATACTACCCGACGACATGGTCGAGACACTGATCGAGGAGGCGACGCGCCTCGTCGTCGGCTACCTGAGACCGCCAGCGGCCGGGCACGTCGGCCCGGCCTGA
- the dapA gene encoding 4-hydroxy-tetrahydrodipicolinate synthase: MFQGSIPALVTPFTETGAVDEAAFAAHVEWQIAEGSTGLVPVGTTGESPTLSHAEHKRVVELCVEATSKRVPVIAGAGSNNTSEAIELAQHAEAVGADALLVVTPYYNKPTQKGLFAHFAAIAGAVKLPIFIYNIPGRSVIDMSPETMGKLAKAHKNIVGVKDATGKIERVSEQRITCGTDFIQLSGEDATALGFNAHGGVGCISVTANAAPRLCAEFQAATLAGDYKKALEYQDRLMPLHKAIFIEPGLCGVKYALSKLGRMSRTVRLPLLPTLEPATEAAIDAALAHAGLVG; encoded by the coding sequence ATGTTCCAGGGATCCATTCCTGCTCTCGTGACGCCGTTCACCGAAACCGGTGCGGTTGATGAGGCAGCTTTTGCAGCGCATGTGGAATGGCAGATCGCCGAGGGCTCGACCGGTCTCGTTCCGGTCGGCACGACGGGTGAATCGCCGACCCTTTCCCATGCGGAGCACAAACGGGTCGTGGAACTGTGTGTCGAGGCGACAAGCAAGCGGGTCCCGGTGATCGCCGGCGCCGGCTCGAACAACACGAGCGAGGCGATCGAGCTTGCGCAGCACGCCGAAGCTGTCGGCGCCGACGCGCTGCTCGTCGTCACGCCCTATTACAACAAGCCGACGCAGAAGGGCCTCTTCGCCCATTTCGCGGCGATCGCCGGTGCCGTGAAGCTGCCGATCTTCATCTACAACATTCCCGGCCGCTCGGTGATCGACATGAGCCCGGAAACCATGGGCAAGCTCGCCAAGGCGCACAAGAACATCGTCGGCGTGAAGGATGCGACCGGCAAGATCGAGCGCGTCTCCGAGCAGCGGATCACCTGCGGTACGGATTTCATCCAGCTCTCCGGCGAGGATGCGACGGCGCTCGGCTTCAACGCCCATGGCGGCGTCGGCTGCATCTCGGTGACGGCGAATGCCGCTCCGCGGCTCTGTGCGGAATTCCAGGCGGCGACGCTTGCCGGCGACTACAAGAAGGCGCTCGAATACCAGGACCGGCTGATGCCGCTCCACAAGGCGATCTTCATCGAGCCCGGCCTCTGCGGCGTCAAATACGCGCTCTCCAAGCTCGGCCGCATGAGCCGCACGGTGCGCCTGCCGCTCCTGCCGACGCTCGAACCCGCCACCGAAGCAGCCATCGACGCGGCGCTCGCGCATGCGGGGCTGGTGGGGTGA
- a CDS encoding lytic transglycosylase domain-containing protein has protein sequence MKRALLLTSAFGFGLVATAAMAGPPDGGAVPLPLPKPELRPVEAALMPTFEITGAIPRMGRLPVADPLLKEGLDALSNKDGAEALAIRDRMTVSLDRHMLTWSIAMSGLPGIPSSAIAAAQRELDGWPGLSAFRANSERALYRENPPADAVLSAFGSTKPETPEGAVILARAQLATGDRTAAARTLRAIWHGEALDKAMEDRILKEFSGLLTTADHKARMDYLLYRGRATQAKRFSTLGEAQSLYNAWAAVLNRSSKAGQLLAAVDPRWAKDPALLFARIENLRRQDKYEEAANLLAKAPRDATALINTTEWWNEQRIVARGLADQGDFKAAYRVASRHTAAESGDIVDAEFHAGWYALRGLGDAETAARHFRKILATSQRPLSVSRAWYWLGRAAEADSKTDARDFFLKAARYPSTFYGQLAAARLKSPGLAIPYPAPTPVERQTFANREAVQAIARFEAAGHGWRAESLYRALAQQIDSPGELALLAAQAEKSVGHQLSLQIGKAAYARGIDVPALAFPIGVIPNSANIAGSGKALAYAIARQESAFNPAAVSPADARGLLQLMPGTARGVAGRYGLAYSPEKLTSDAGYNATLGAHYLGEQIDKFGGSYVLTFVAYNAGPKRVPEWIARYGDPRGKSIDDVVDWIERIPFPETRNYVQRVMENYQIYKTRLGQKADIIHDLRYGREG, from the coding sequence ATGAAAAGAGCGCTTCTGTTGACCTCCGCCTTCGGTTTCGGGCTGGTGGCGACTGCCGCCATGGCCGGCCCGCCGGACGGCGGCGCCGTGCCCCTGCCTTTGCCGAAGCCGGAGTTGCGTCCCGTCGAGGCGGCCCTGATGCCGACCTTCGAGATCACCGGGGCGATCCCGCGCATGGGGCGCCTGCCGGTCGCCGATCCGCTGCTGAAGGAAGGGCTCGACGCGCTCTCGAACAAGGACGGCGCCGAGGCGCTCGCTATCCGCGACCGGATGACGGTCTCGCTCGACCGGCACATGCTCACCTGGTCGATCGCCATGTCCGGCCTGCCGGGTATTCCCTCCTCCGCCATCGCCGCAGCACAGCGCGAGCTCGACGGCTGGCCGGGGCTCTCCGCCTTCCGGGCCAATTCCGAACGCGCCCTCTATCGCGAAAACCCGCCGGCAGATGCCGTGCTTTCCGCTTTCGGTTCGACGAAACCGGAAACGCCGGAGGGCGCGGTCATCCTCGCGCGGGCACAGCTCGCCACCGGTGACCGCACAGCAGCCGCCCGCACGCTTCGCGCGATCTGGCACGGCGAGGCGCTCGACAAGGCGATGGAGGACAGGATCCTCAAGGAGTTTTCCGGGCTCCTCACCACCGCCGACCACAAGGCGCGGATGGACTACCTCCTCTACCGCGGACGGGCGACGCAGGCGAAACGCTTCTCCACCCTCGGCGAGGCGCAATCGCTCTACAATGCCTGGGCGGCCGTGCTCAACCGCTCATCGAAGGCCGGCCAGCTGCTCGCCGCCGTCGATCCGCGCTGGGCGAAGGACCCGGCCCTGCTCTTCGCACGCATCGAGAATCTTCGCCGCCAGGACAAATACGAGGAGGCCGCGAACCTGCTGGCGAAGGCTCCGCGCGATGCGACAGCACTCATCAACACCACCGAATGGTGGAACGAGCAGCGTATCGTCGCGCGCGGTCTCGCCGACCAGGGCGACTTCAAGGCGGCCTACCGTGTCGCGTCACGGCATACCGCGGCCGAATCAGGCGATATCGTCGACGCGGAATTCCATGCCGGCTGGTATGCGCTGCGCGGCCTCGGCGACGCCGAAACCGCCGCGCGCCACTTCCGCAAGATTCTCGCCACGTCGCAAAGACCGCTTTCGGTTTCCCGTGCCTGGTACTGGCTCGGCCGTGCCGCCGAGGCGGACAGCAAGACGGATGCGCGCGATTTCTTCCTGAAGGCCGCGCGCTACCCGAGCACCTTCTACGGCCAGCTTGCCGCGGCGCGGCTCAAGTCGCCGGGGCTCGCCATCCCCTACCCCGCACCGACGCCCGTGGAGCGGCAGACCTTCGCCAATCGCGAGGCGGTGCAGGCGATCGCACGCTTCGAGGCGGCCGGCCACGGCTGGCGGGCGGAAAGCCTCTACCGGGCGCTCGCCCAGCAGATCGACAGCCCCGGCGAGCTCGCGCTCCTTGCCGCCCAGGCCGAAAAGAGCGTCGGCCATCAGCTCTCCTTGCAGATCGGCAAGGCCGCCTATGCCCGCGGCATCGACGTGCCGGCGCTCGCCTTCCCGATCGGCGTCATCCCGAACTCCGCCAACATCGCCGGCTCCGGCAAGGCACTGGCCTACGCGATCGCGCGCCAGGAAAGCGCCTTCAACCCGGCCGCCGTATCGCCGGCGGACGCCCGCGGCCTCCTGCAATTGATGCCGGGAACCGCGCGGGGGGTGGCCGGGCGCTACGGCCTTGCCTATTCGCCGGAAAAGCTCACCTCCGACGCCGGCTACAACGCCACTCTCGGGGCACATTACCTCGGCGAGCAGATCGACAAGTTCGGCGGCTCCTACGTGCTCACCTTCGTCGCCTACAATGCCGGGCCGAAGCGCGTGCCGGAATGGATCGCCCGCTATGGCGACCCGCGCGGCAAATCGATCGACGACGTCGTCGACTGGATCGAGCGCATCCCCTTCCCCGAGACACGCAACTACGTGCAGCGGGTGATGGAGAACTACCAGATCTACAAGACGCGGCTCGGACAGAAGGCCGACATTATCCACGACCTGCGATACGGACGCGAGGGCTGA
- a CDS encoding alpha/beta fold hydrolase — protein sequence MAADGGGFSKFEVTVADGLTLRGRIFGEEIGGTPVVCLAGLTRNGRDFAPLAQWLASHPERPFKVVTIDSRGRGASDRDPDPNRYTVPVETGDVIAVCAALGIARAGFIGTSRGGLILHILAALKPDLLAAVILNDIGPVIEAEGLRHIQSYLADSVPFSDFIEAAHHLQAVHGAHFPALGEDEWQEMARAIYREQNGMIEADCDPAIAAGMIAADLSQPLPDLWPQFEGFAAVPLMVIRGQHSKLLSEETIEEMGRRYPALRRLTAFGQGHAPLLHLGALAEDTHRFLAETGG from the coding sequence ATGGCGGCGGATGGCGGCGGTTTCTCGAAATTCGAGGTGACGGTTGCGGACGGGCTGACGCTGCGCGGGCGCATCTTCGGCGAGGAAATCGGCGGAACACCCGTCGTCTGTCTCGCCGGACTGACCCGCAACGGTCGCGACTTCGCGCCGCTTGCTCAATGGCTGGCGAGCCATCCCGAGCGTCCCTTCAAGGTGGTGACGATCGATTCGCGCGGCCGCGGCGCATCCGATCGCGACCCGGACCCGAACCGCTACACGGTTCCGGTCGAAACCGGCGACGTGATTGCCGTCTGCGCCGCGCTCGGCATCGCCCGCGCGGGCTTTATCGGCACCTCGCGCGGCGGACTCATCCTCCATATCCTCGCGGCTCTCAAACCGGATCTGCTCGCGGCCGTCATCCTGAACGACATCGGCCCGGTTATTGAGGCGGAGGGACTGCGGCACATACAGTCTTATCTCGCCGACAGCGTGCCGTTTTCTGACTTCATCGAGGCGGCGCACCATCTGCAGGCCGTGCACGGAGCGCATTTCCCGGCGCTCGGCGAGGACGAATGGCAGGAGATGGCACGCGCCATCTACCGGGAACAGAACGGGATGATCGAGGCGGACTGCGACCCGGCGATCGCCGCGGGGATGATCGCGGCCGATCTCAGCCAGCCGTTACCCGACCTCTGGCCTCAGTTCGAGGGTTTCGCCGCGGTGCCGCTGATGGTGATCCGCGGTCAGCACTCGAAGCTTCTGTCTGAGGAGACGATCGAGGAGATGGGGCGGCGCTATCCTGCGCTCCGGAGGTTGACGGCATTCGGCCAGGGGCACGCCCCGCTGCTGCATCTCGGCGCGCTGGCGGAGGACACCCACCGCTTTCTCGCTGAAACCGGCGGCTAA
- a CDS encoding porin: MNIKSLLLGSAAALAVVSGAQAADAIVAAEPEPMEYVRVCDAFGTGYFYIPGTETCLKISGSVRAQLEWGYDNNTDTSDWDARTRGLVQFDAKNDSEVGTISSTIVFYAWGEEDGTNGAFQLDEASISVGGFKVGYFYNYWDSGLAGETDSLGSNLINSIGYEYASDAFKVGVFVDELHASAAGETDGVGIEGQVSATFGPVTAYLLGAYDFAREDGAVRAIVEAEVGPGTLGVAAVYSTGANQYYDASEWTVAASYAAKLTDKLTLTPGAQYWWNYGTVGEGFANVDAWKAGVTLDYAIASGLAAKVSVQYADTDAAGDDGAWGGFFRLQRSF, from the coding sequence ATGAACATCAAGAGCCTTCTTCTCGGCTCCGCTGCTGCTCTCGCAGTAGTTTCCGGCGCTCAGGCTGCCGACGCTATCGTTGCTGCCGAGCCCGAGCCGATGGAATACGTTCGCGTTTGCGACGCTTTCGGCACCGGCTACTTCTACATCCCCGGCACCGAAACCTGCCTCAAGATCAGCGGTTCGGTTCGCGCTCAGCTCGAGTGGGGCTATGACAACAACACCGACACCAGCGACTGGGATGCCCGTACCCGCGGTCTCGTTCAGTTCGACGCCAAGAACGACTCGGAAGTCGGCACGATCAGCTCGACGATCGTTTTCTACGCCTGGGGTGAAGAAGACGGCACCAACGGCGCCTTCCAGCTCGACGAAGCTTCGATCTCGGTCGGCGGCTTCAAGGTCGGCTACTTCTACAACTACTGGGATTCGGGTCTCGCTGGTGAAACCGACTCGCTCGGTTCGAACCTGATCAACTCGATCGGTTACGAATACGCTTCCGACGCCTTCAAGGTCGGCGTTTTCGTTGACGAACTGCACGCTTCGGCTGCTGGCGAAACCGACGGCGTCGGCATCGAAGGTCAGGTTTCGGCCACCTTCGGTCCGGTTACCGCCTACCTGCTCGGCGCCTACGACTTCGCTCGCGAAGACGGTGCTGTCCGCGCAATCGTAGAAGCTGAAGTCGGCCCGGGCACGCTCGGCGTCGCCGCTGTCTACTCGACCGGCGCAAACCAGTACTACGACGCTTCGGAATGGACCGTTGCTGCTTCGTACGCTGCCAAGCTCACCGACAAGCTGACCCTGACCCCCGGTGCCCAGTACTGGTGGAACTACGGCACTGTTGGCGAAGGCTTCGCCAACGTCGACGCCTGGAAGGCCGGTGTAACCCTCGACTACGCAATCGCCTCGGGCCTCGCAGCCAAGGTTTCGGTTCAGTATGCCGACACCGACGCCGCTGGCGACGACGGCGCATGGGGTGGTTTCTTCCGCCTGCAGCGTTCGTTCTAA
- a CDS encoding porin — MNIKSLLLGSAAALAVVSGAQAADAIVAAEPEPMEYVRVCDAFGTGYFYIPGTETCLKIGGYVRAQLDWVDDPNVPAGVDEFSMDARTRAYLSVEAKNDSEIGTIGSFIALRTWAEEDYNGGAFEIDEAYITAGGFKVGYMYNYWDSGLAGETDNLGSNRINSIGYEYASDAFKVGVFVDELSDTYTGWPISYAGTDGVGIEGQVSATFGPVTGYLLGGYDFAAENGAVRGILEAEVGPGTLGLAAIWSSGANAYYDVSEWTVAASYSAKLTDKLSLTPGFQYWWNTGLVSADEFSNDDAWRAGVTLDYKIAEGLTTKVSVQYGDTDAAGVDGVWDGFFRLERSF; from the coding sequence ATGAACATCAAGAGCCTTCTTCTCGGCTCCGCTGCTGCTCTCGCAGTAGTTTCCGGCGCTCAGGCTGCCGACGCTATCGTTGCTGCCGAGCCCGAGCCGATGGAATACGTTCGCGTTTGCGACGCTTTCGGCACCGGCTACTTCTACATCCCCGGCACCGAAACCTGCCTCAAGATCGGTGGCTACGTCCGTGCTCAGCTCGACTGGGTTGACGATCCGAACGTTCCTGCCGGCGTCGACGAGTTCTCGATGGACGCCCGTACCCGCGCCTATCTCTCGGTCGAAGCCAAAAACGACTCCGAAATCGGCACGATCGGCTCCTTCATCGCCCTGCGCACCTGGGCTGAAGAAGACTACAACGGCGGCGCCTTCGAAATCGACGAAGCCTACATCACTGCTGGCGGCTTCAAGGTCGGCTACATGTACAACTACTGGGATTCGGGTCTCGCCGGCGAAACCGACAACCTTGGCTCGAACCGCATCAACTCGATCGGTTACGAATACGCTTCCGACGCCTTCAAGGTCGGCGTCTTCGTAGACGAACTCTCCGACACGTACACCGGCTGGCCGATCAGCTACGCCGGCACGGACGGCGTCGGCATCGAAGGCCAGGTTTCGGCCACCTTCGGTCCGGTTACCGGTTACCTGCTCGGCGGTTATGACTTTGCGGCTGAAAACGGTGCCGTTCGCGGTATCCTCGAAGCCGAAGTCGGCCCGGGCACCCTCGGCCTCGCCGCCATCTGGTCGTCTGGTGCGAATGCTTACTACGACGTCTCCGAATGGACCGTTGCCGCTTCGTATTCGGCCAAGCTCACCGACAAGCTGAGCCTGACCCCCGGCTTCCAGTACTGGTGGAACACTGGCCTGGTCTCCGCGGACGAGTTCTCGAACGACGACGCATGGCGCGCCGGCGTAACGCTCGACTACAAGATCGCAGAAGGCCTGACCACCAAGGTTTCGGTTCAGTACGGCGACACCGACGCTGCCGGCGTAGACGGCGTTTGGGACGGCTTCTTCCGTCTGGAACGCTCCTTCTGA